atacaGTGTGTGCACACATAGCCTACCTGTATTCATAAATAAACTTTTTGTTTATCAATTTTTGGATATAAATATTTAAACTTTTGTGCAACTTTTGTGTATCAAGAAGCTTTCTCGTATATGTGATTATTACATTATGTCATGTATTTCTGTCTGAAATATGGCAGTCTGAATATTTGACGAGTATTTGCATTGTGTCTGACTCGTGATTCCTCGTCTGTCCAGAGAGGGGCACTCCTGAGCAGGTGGTGATAAGTGGGATCCTGCCTGTGCTGGCCCACACCTTTCAGAGCAAAGGTCCTCTCACCCTCATCTCTGCAAGACTCGTGGCTGAACTTGCTCGAGAACGTGAGTCACACCGAGCAAAAAGATGTATGAAGAACATACACTCTCAAGGGAATACAGttttgatgagtgtgtgtgtgtttcagaactAGTGAGGAAGCGGTTCGGGGAGGCAGGGTTGGTGTCtgcattgctgtgtgtgttgagctgtgGGGATGAGGAAGTTCTTCTCTACACTGGATTGGCCATAGCGCGCATGAGCTACGAAAGCCGTGAGTCCAGGTTTCCTCACTGCTAAGACACACGTAAACAAACCGTCCTAGAAATGTTATGGGTACATCATCATGGCATAGCAGCTCTGAaggtttttctctctttttctcaactTATTTTCTGTATTCCTCGATGTCATCCCTGTTTCCTGGTCTGTTCTCAGACACTCACCAGGAGCAGCTACTGAGACAGGGGGTGATGCCCCGCCTGGCAGGGGTCCTGCTCCGCTGCCACGGCAACAAGGACCTGGAACAGGTGTGTCTGCTGGCCCTCTGTAACCTGGGCGACGTCGGGGAGGGCGAGGAGGCGGGGCTGGTCTGGGAGAGAGCCGTGTCCCTGCGTCCCGGGGAGTCCCTGTACCGAGGCGTGTCTCCTTACTCCTGCGGCTTCAGCTCCACCGTTGTCATTGTGAAGCTGTCCCAGTGGGCGTCTGACCAGTTTGCGGTCAGCATCGAGGTTCTCCAGCgctgctcctcttccttctgGAACGTTCACAGAAAGAAGCACTCAGTCCGCCGCTTCCCGCTCACCAACCTGAGCTCCTGCCCCAAGTTATACAAGGTCATCAAGTACTCCGTCCAGAACATGCCCAAGAGCAGGAGCCTGAAGACTCGTGTGTTTCACACTTTTCTCTGACAGAGACTACAAACATGGTTGTCAATGGACTGCAAAAGACTCTGGGCTGATAGTTAATGAACTACAAACAGGACAATTGTAGGACACCATGATCTGGGGGTCTGACTCATTCAACATTTGTGATAGACTGCTTTATTTATATCTGTATCACAACGTAAAACATATTTGTGTGGTACtttctttttggttttgcctAATAAAAATTTCTTATAAAAACAACTGATGAATTCTTGTCTCTGATATTTTAGAGATAGTTTTAGACCTCCCCtttaagattgtgtgtgtggaaatgtgtgATATAGATTAAAGACCGCCTTTTCTGGCATCAGTCCAACATATACATTTTCATGAGGAAGAACAGTTATATACAATACTTATACCAAGACTGAAAGATACATTCAGTAAAGTTGCTGTGAACCAAAcatatctctgcctctctccatgAGGGGGCTCCATCTCACTGTCCTCAGCAGGAAATGGCCTTGTGGGAACTAAGCTTGTCTGTACTAACTGAGCGTTGAGTTAATGCAAATCTATGCCCTACTGAGCTGTATCCTGTAGGTCTGTGTGGATCTGCATATACACGCAGTGTTTATATATGTCTATttatttgtgtgagtgtatagtTTAGAGACTGAAAGTGTCCCCCAAGTGTCTGCCATTCTTGTTTTTCCATTGGGCAAATTGGGCATCTAGAACCTGATACTTTTTTTGTACCTCTCTGTTGAGGTTCCAAGCAAGCTGAAACAATGCCATGGCGATTGTTAAACACTGCAGACTACTGATAGGTCACAGAAAATCTCAACATGGGACATACTGCACAAACTCGCCATTTTTAAATAGCTATGCTCCTTTTATAGCGAGATATAATAATTGTAATACTTTTTATTCACTGGACTACTCGATTAAATGTTAACCTGCAAAACATTGTTTTGGGGTAGACGTCCCTGTGGTTGATGATGAAAAGATCCAGTGGGAGTAGTATGTGTTGTTCAAGACAACGTCAGGGCAGTTTCTTGCAGGCATCGCTACATGACGAAGGGGGTTTCTCTACAACCATATTTTTGGTTAATAAAGCCACAGTTTATATAAATGGGTGTAGGTGACAATTAAAGGGTGTATGTGACAAATAAAGGGTCTTGCGCATGGAAATTTGAAGTTTTCTTAAGCTTGATGTCGTGGAAACCCCACACCCCTAAACCTGCTACAATGTATTTATATGTAAAGGTTACATATAACTGTATATTTAAAAGTATATTTGTTATTGTATATCTACTACCAAGGGACACCGACTGtatccccaccttcaagaaaaggctcaagacacacttgttccgggagtacaacggcacttaggaatgcttggctagacctgttactagtttcctccaggatcacaatgactcttattgagagacttgttgctcttgtaggttagttataacgaagttaagtcttgtactcgctgtgaaatattttactattgattgttcttccacaggtacagtcctgcacttttttgtggttcatgttgttttaatttgtaaacttgtataactgcatgctcttatgggtcttcccttttggcacttgtttactttttcacaatgtatgcttcatgttttggctgcttgcaatgtttgggactacctcgttgttatgatcagtgacctatgctgttctgtaaagctctctcttggaagtcgctttggataaaagcgtctgctaaatgcataaatgtaaatgtactatgtTTTTTATTATACCTTTTTCCTTCCTATTATTCTATCAGTTGTTTCTGTGGTTACCATTAAGGACTCTACTCCTTAGGAGTCAGCTAAGGAGGTTCCCACAGTGACCCAGTTAAACTGTACTCAGCACTTATTTGGTAAGATGACACCTTAATGTAACTAACCAAGTGAGCAAAAATCATGAAACACAtgatcattttattttatttgtcctTCAGACAGTGAGATGCAGAAACTGCAGGACATTCTAACATCAGCAGAAGTTCAAAGTGCAAGTGAGGCGCTTTCAACGTCCACATCATGGAGCTTGCGCCAATCAGCAGCCCAAGAGGAGTGGCGGAAAGCAATGTCTTATCACCTTAGCTCCTTGCTGTCCTGCAATGTGGTTCCTGAGAGAAACTGCATCCACTGCACATGTCCTGCCATCATTCGCTGCAGAGACTGCATGCCAGAGGAGTGGCTGTGTATGGATTGTGACATCCGCATCCATGTAAAACTTGCACTCCATAACAGGGAGTCCTTGATTGATGGGATTTACAAGCCCATTGACCCAACAGAGTGCTGTATGCAAAAAGATGGCAGATACACACTGTTCAAACAAGGTGGAAATGTGTCTGTTCTTCAGTCTATAATTTTTTATTCTTAAATTACAATCTGAATTTTACTTTTTAAGTTTCCTTCTACTCCGACTAATAATTGAACTTCTGACCTCAGTATGTCTACTGCCTACTGAGAGACCTGTCCAGTTGTGCACTTGCGGACCTGCAAACATTGCAGAATCAGCTGGCAGAGCAATAATTATGGTTTGCATAAATACTATGAAGAATGACTTTATATTTTAATTTGTTATTGTCTCGTGTGTAACAAATAACCAAGCATTTAATTGACTTATGCCACACTTGCTGTGCAGATCATGTTTGGCACAGTGGACACCTGACAGGAGTGACCTCATTGGAAGTGGTTATTGGCCAGCATCCATAAATGCTGACACACTATTTGCTGTGGACGTCTTCAGCACCTTTGAAGAGATGAAAACTGTGGCACCCAGTTTGTCGAGACAAGGGTTTTTTCGAATGTTGGAGGAGGACATGTCACTATGGAAGGGTAAGATCAGTGTGTGGATCACAGTTTCCTTAATTAGAGATAAGAGAATATTAGTGTCGCTGATACATTTTGTGTACAGGTTGGGAAAATACATGGAGACGTATTCCAACGGAGTTTCATGTTGTACACATTCTGCCAGTACCAATGTGACAAAATGGCCAGTGTAGAGCACTTCACCTGCCCGACATGTACACCCAACATGCTTGCTGTTTGTGCAGATGGCAACAGGAAACTGTACCGATTTCGACAGTCAaagaagtttgttttttatacttTGTAAAATGAACTAAACAAATCATGTCTGAAAATGCACATAATATTTATTTCGTATTCCATTAAGGGCAAAGGAACCGTATTCTGATGGGACCATTGCTAAAGACATCGATGGCACCAATTTGTTGAAAATATCATATCAGGAGTAACATGAAAAGTGTTAGTCAAATATACTGTATTTCATGATGCATTCTCGCTTTGTGCGGCCaaacatttgaaatgtattatttttctaTTACTAAATTCTTATTTATTGAAATTATTTTGCCATCCAGAATCCTGGCCTGAGGAACCTGTGgagccagtcagtggtctgctgCACGTGAGACTGCCAGACGGGCAAACAAGCTGGATGAAGAGGGCCTTGAGGTGGCTGTTTGCAGACACGGAGTGCTACTCAAGGCCCTCAATATGTTCAGGGGGGAAATATTTGCGTATCCACTGTTCCTGCAGAAGGAACTTCAGGCAGCCACCAATGGGCAGTTCTTTTGCACAGACATAGCGTGCAAGTATTGGCCCTACCTAGAGAAAATGGCAGACTCCATGTTGGAACTCAAACCTCTACTTCAGATGAAGCCATTCCTGTCTGTAATGCATGCCAAGGCCCATTCAACCAAGTGTGAGGTACAACATATTATTTATAATGCCATTTGAAATAGATTTTTTATAACTTATAATGTATATGATTGTAATATTTCACAATTAGTTAGATAATCTGGAGTGGAAAAAACCAGGAGGGTGCTGGCACAACTGCAGGGGAGGAGGTCGAGATGGTAAACAGCTACCTGTCTCGTTGTGCCCTCACAACAAAGTACATGACCGAATAAGGTAAGTGTTGATTATTTTGATTCTTTCTGTCTAATACTCTCTGTGAAATTGCATGAGAAAGCTCTTAGTATTCTTAATATTCTGTTGATATGACAATACATTACTAAAACTGCATTACATGCATAACTATGTCATACCAACATACCATGACCATTAATGGAACTTTCCTCTATCACATAATTTATGCTGTTAAAAAGCTCGGAATGACATGCTCACCGTCCATGCAATTGGGTGGAACCAATGGAAGCAGGATGGCTTTCATCTTGCATTATCCCGCAGATACATCAAGGTATTGACCAGATAACTTTAGTCAAGCTCAGGTTTCCTAACCAGATTAACATagaacaaatcaaatcaaatcaaatgtatttgtatagccctttttacacgcaagcatgtcacagagggcttcacatgcgcccatagaactgcccctcaaccaacctaaaccctcaaggaagacaaggaaaaactcccagaaaaactcccaccgggagaaaaaatggaagaaaccttgggaggagcaattcagagagggatcccctcctccagagacggttggtaagagagaggagcagaacacaagctaaacatagtcatacagtgtcaatgggttttgaaacaccaaaatccattgttcggctttatagacgttggatgggaccgggaaactcgctgttggccgtcatggagactggattccgggtgacgacctggttcagcgtaggcagaccgacgaccaagcaggtcctgacagctcaaaccccccacaccacagggaatgtgtggggggggggacagagaggagagcagggattagagaatgccaggagcagctaacagttacagtcataatagaatgagatccccaccggtcaagtgtggactagtgcagcaatttaacagagcaaaaagggtatttgatgcagccccacacaccaaaacaacgacagcccccctcagttggaacatgaaatctgttccaggggaaagaactctaaagtaggttatacttatacgaataaggatgaaaacaaccagtcccccgttgtctccaactagtaataaaaactataacagtaacaatatacagcaacggaactataataataataatacttacaatatacagtaacaggtttactttatttgtaacatctagctgggcaatgtgaacataagctataattaaaatttaaaagttacatgtgatacacacataggcaagcacacaccccaggtttacatagaaagtacacacatacttccctttaacaatcatagaattgactaaacaagaacgtttttaatctagttttaaatgtcgagacagtatcagcttccttaattgagatgggtaatttgttccaaagaagaggtgctctatatgagaacgccctacctccagcagtttttttcttaactttgggtattaccagatagccggcattttgagatcttagagtccttgcggggcaacagggtgcaaggagaccggagaggtacagtggtgccaatccatgcagagatttgtaagttagtagtagaactttgaaatcagctctggcttggatagggagccagtgtaaagagataagagtcgatgttatatgatcaaactttctagttttagtcaatagtctagcagcagcattttgcacccgctgtaagttttttaggtaggtaattgggaggccagagaacaacacattgcagtagtccaatcgggacgtaacaaaagcatgtattagtttttcagcatcatcctttgagaggaattttcgtattttggcaatattacgtagatggaaaaatgctgttctggtgatttgcttaatatggtactcaaacgaaaggtctgggtccattgtgactcccagattttttaccagctggctttgagatactttgacgccgtctaagtctaaggttagatgggataaattatttcggtgttttttcggaccaaaaatttgaacctcggttttatccgaattaagaagaaggaaatttgcagtcatccaagttttcaacccggaaacacaggtttccatagcatgtggaaattctcccggctttatagacatgtatagctgagtatcatctgcatagcagtgaaaatctaccccaaaacttctaattatgtttcctaaaggcaacatatagagtgaaaataacagagggcctaaaactgaaccctgtggtactccgtattttacaatggagctcctggatgagcaaccatcatagtggacatattgtgatctatcagatagatacgatctgaaccactgaagtgaagtaccagaaatcccaacatagttctccatacgttccaggagaatctcatgatctacagtgtcaaaagctgcacttaggtctagaagaacaaggacagagctaaagcctgcgtcagaggctaataatagatcattgactaccttggctaatgcagtttcagtgctgtggtgaagacgaaatccagactggagaggttcatagagctgatttgaggagaggtgctcagtgagctgttttgccacagctttttccaaaattttggagagagatggcaaatttgaaatgggcctgtaattgctaagacaacctggatccaggtttggttttttaagaaggggcttgataatagcttgtttgaaatcgtcagggacttgtccagttacaatagattcattaataatactaagcatgggcggtccaataatatggagacgttccctacaaagtttggcagggaggggatcgagaaggcagctagtgggtttcgaggaatctatcagcttgatgaatgcttccatagaaatagggttaaagtgagtgagagtctcaacatgcagaatgctgggtacagagggaaaatcagtgttgatggccactcctccaggactagtctgtagtttgtcccttattgcatagattttttggtcaaagaaatctaagaaatcattgggagagagatctgaactaacacagagtgtacttttcttagtgagttttgcaacagtatcaaataggaacttagtgttgtgtttgttcttactaatcaacttagagaaatattctgatctggacctgatgaggacttgcttgtactctatttggctgtccttccaggccaggcggaaaacctccaatttagtggtacgccacttatgctctaattttctagtggacctcttgagagagcgggtttcctctgaataccatggagccagtttcttgtctattcttttccttggtttgagtggagcaacagaatctagggattgctgaagaaccaaattcagatcccttgttttagcatttaatgatttattcgggacatcaagtgcttctagtgcagcgggtagaatactagccagttccagagctgtatttggggttaagcagcggctaatagaaatattctgggtgcctccaaggctctggcagagatccattttaaaggttaccaggcagtggtctgataatataggattgtggggatggacaatgacatcactaatcttgattccccgcgtgagaactaaatccaatgtatgcgagtgaagatgggtaggtttagaaaccacctgagtgagacctgtggaatccacaagagcagtaaaggccttacttaaaggatcttttgggtcatctacatgaatgttaaaatcacccataattaagatattgtcagtgtatgtcacaagatcagcactaaaatcagcaaaatcctcaaggaagagggagtatgggccagggggccggtatagagtaactatacaaatgTCCTGTTTGGATAATTTGTCTTATATTTACAATGCTTTTCATGATTTTAATCAATTTTGGAAGTTGACAATAAGATGGCAAAGTCAGAAAtgtagtgtttgttgtttttattgtaGACAGAAGCTGAGGCTCAGAGAATGGTGGCTCTGACCAGTGAGCTTGGGTGTCCTGAGGAAAGCGTGCAGCAGTGGGTGCATGATGGTACACAGTGGGCTACTGATGGTATAATTTTTTATGGACATTATTGAAAGTAGTTGGCTAATATTGTCGTGTGATTGATTTAGCGTTATTTTCCTTATTGTTTAATGATTTAGCCATTACAGTAAAGATTTTTAACATTTCCTTCCTCATTACATTTTTCTTTATTATTTTGGAGTGCCTGGAACTTGGAGTGCTTTATGCATCGAACGTGAAACAATTTGAATATAAAACCTTCAATTCATCAAAATTGTTgacttttatgtttttgttaaaATGCTCTAGTTACCAGACCTGCTaactcctcagagtaaaaaaggtCAACAGTGTTGCGGGGGGTGGGCGTGCCCACGGCtcgatttttttgtgattttaatatgcaaatgacacatttctgagcgtgacttaaaggccatattgcaggttaaacatcactgttgataaatgggtacatgaagcactcaagatacgtatatcattaaaaaaatctccaaatgttgtctctaaatggtgttaaagaccagtttttatgagtgtgacacacgcatttcaaccatttctcacgctctcaccccaaaccttgtatatctcacgctgagaaggcgACGCCAAACATGAAGCCAATCTAATGTTGTAAACAGTAActgacgacgcgcaggttaacggagtgaagcaacattgacgcgcaaacagccgtgtaaactcgcattgtctctccccccactccatgGCGAGAGTTAcattgaagggggggggggagtgaagaggggggggggaggttgtggTGAAGCTCGCGAAAGATCGCCCCtcgcaccaaatctcacgccaaggttttggaaaaagttggcagccctgattttaacaacattgtcaccggcagaatttttcagatggaattgcgattcaaacattaccatctgctaactgaaaatatgcagccaaacatgtaaataagcttgatatttatttagggggaaatggctaattcaaaagaagtttgctggaagcgatcattgtcagtaaaaaaagccgaccctttggtctcagtctagagccctgcatggagaagctgcaaGAAGAAGCTATGAGCCAGCTAGCATAGCTGATGATGCTTACCAAActtttgacataaagtttagcctgtggcattgaagacagcgacgcaccacacaggcttgagtttaagtacattatttaatgtgacattacttactgcacatgcaagtcttgaattgcttaaatgtatgatgctgccagtacaccacggcacgatagatagtacttaagctactggtactgtacaacagtctatcccatagagtgctagttctatccagcctagcacacatatgcacgtcgtatctactgcgtcgtctcagttaactatcagggcttggaaatactgtgacttgctaaacacacagctgcaagacccagtgaaatgttatatacagctagctagcaaactaacgttagctagcatcgctaacgacattggctaactcaacttcagtaggctatcctcagtgcaagttggccagtgcaagtaacagttgacgctgtgtgctcaaagattctgacgcaagtgctaagattccgttGGCGAAGAGaaaaagtgctaagattccaGTTGGCCCAATTCTAAGAATTATCAAATAATGTTTCGCAATTCTAAGCCTGCATGGCATGCAGAAGAAGGGCAGCCTCTCCGGTGctacacgattcacgtaaatgacccaatagaccaattatttgtttgtaaacaatcgggatgcgcgcgcactgtggctgcagaaaaccaggtaaggatagcattttaaatggcaaaaggaccacacggataatacaaatagttagatttaaaaagaccaaaagcgttgaggaggacatgcctttaggagagaaagcgattacccaatgatctgtcgcatccgaattttgatttgggtcacgaaagtcttgaaatttgagtgagaatgtcgaccggta
This DNA window, taken from Hypomesus transpacificus isolate Combined female chromosome 13, fHypTra1, whole genome shotgun sequence, encodes the following:
- the si:dkey-21e13.3 gene encoding rap1 GTPase-GDP dissociation stimulator 1 gives rise to the protein MYSRSIVCSYYVGCGISFLVLSTQSSFPLVDSLNRALDAIRVSTELIEEELRPHLDVLLTIVQERKRGTPEQVVISGILPVLAHTFQSKGPLTLISARLVAELAREQLVRKRFGEAGLVSALLCVLSCGDEEVLLYTGLAIARMSYESHTHQEQLLRQGVMPRLAGVLLRCHGNKDLEQVCLLALCNLGDVGEGEEAGLVWERAVSLRPGESLYRGVSPYSCGFSSTVVIVKLSQWASDQFAVSIEVLQRCSSSFWNVHRKKHSVRRFPLTNLSSCPKLYKVIKYSVQNMPKSRSLKTRVFHTFL